The Amycolatopsis sp. DG1A-15b genome window below encodes:
- a CDS encoding BTAD domain-containing putative transcriptional regulator, translating to MLVVRLLGEVGAEVGGRPVDLGPPRQRCVLAALAVDAGRVVPVDRLVERVWGSDVAPRARATLHSYISRLRRALAGIDGVTIMRRSGGYVLVADTTEPVVDLHRFRQLCAAGDAEADDERAAVMLTDALKLWRGQALTGVDGEWIEAERDRLAREWSNAQHELTETRLRLGHGGQLVAELAELADAQPMDERVASQYLRALHEAGRTADALAHYQRVRVRLVEELGTDPSVVLQDLHRRILTSHPAPADASPPPAAGSRVPRELRAAPTSFVGRRGALHRLDADLDAARSSGTMMISAVTGTGGLGKTWLALRWAHRHLDRFPDGQLFVDLRGFGPDDLPMAPAAALRGFLTALGIDEGSIPPDAHTRSALFRSLTAKKRMLVVLDNAAGTDQIVPLLPGGESCAVVVTSRNRLAGLITTHDAGRVPLDVLSAGEARDLLTARLGTTRVDAARTAVDELVDLCGGLPLALSVIAGRAGAPLSTTVSELRQSGLDGLADDDPSASLPTVLSWSYRALTEEQAVTFGLLAGVPGPDAGLFTAANLTGLPPARTQAVLRGLEQASLLERDSRGRYRMHDLIRAYATGTARHLPDAVRDAALRRVLDYCAHTAFHAGLLLDAHRGPVEIAPPAPSTHVPSLPDTRAAMAWFISERATLLAAQQAAALQHRHDTVWWLALSSDTFHHRRGHRHDRLAVWRAAAHAATHLAHPAPRVIASRHLGRACAALGLREEAVEHLHHAIGLAEDHDKIYELAHAHQTLGRVLGQHDDHQALHHATRALHLFFDLDAPLCIAHGHNAVGWHTARLGDHDSAHGHFRAALTLHREQHNPAGEANSLDSLGYIEHARGNHHRAIDHYTQALTLRRSLGNAYDSASTLEHLGPPHVALGRPDQARTVWQEAQQLFRRQGRDRDAEHVQRQLDTLVGTDGYHSAEAAR from the coding sequence GTGCTGGTCGTGCGCCTGCTGGGGGAGGTCGGCGCGGAGGTCGGAGGACGGCCGGTGGACCTGGGCCCCCCGCGGCAGCGGTGCGTGCTGGCGGCCTTGGCGGTCGACGCCGGGCGGGTGGTCCCGGTGGACCGGTTGGTCGAACGGGTCTGGGGTTCGGACGTGGCACCCCGGGCGCGCGCGACGCTGCACAGCTACATCTCCCGGCTGCGCCGGGCACTGGCTGGCATCGACGGCGTGACGATCATGCGCAGGTCCGGCGGCTACGTCCTGGTCGCCGACACGACCGAGCCGGTGGTCGACCTGCACCGGTTCCGTCAGCTGTGCGCCGCGGGCGACGCGGAAGCCGACGATGAGCGCGCGGCCGTGATGCTGACCGACGCGCTGAAGTTGTGGCGTGGGCAGGCGCTGACCGGTGTGGACGGTGAATGGATCGAAGCCGAACGTGACCGGCTGGCGCGAGAGTGGTCGAACGCGCAGCACGAACTGACCGAGACCCGGCTGCGCCTGGGACACGGTGGGCAGCTTGTGGCCGAGCTGGCCGAGCTGGCAGACGCACAGCCGATGGACGAACGGGTGGCGAGTCAGTACCTCCGTGCACTGCACGAGGCCGGGCGCACCGCCGACGCGCTGGCGCACTACCAGCGGGTCCGGGTGCGGCTGGTCGAAGAACTGGGCACGGACCCCAGCGTCGTGCTCCAGGATCTGCACCGCCGGATCCTGACCTCACACCCCGCCCCGGCCGACGCGTCTCCGCCACCGGCCGCCGGATCGAGGGTGCCGCGCGAACTCCGCGCCGCGCCCACGTCCTTCGTGGGCCGCCGCGGCGCGTTGCACCGGCTGGACGCCGACCTGGACGCCGCGAGATCGAGCGGCACGATGATGATCTCGGCGGTCACCGGTACGGGCGGCCTCGGCAAGACTTGGCTGGCCCTGCGGTGGGCACACCGCCATCTCGATCGGTTCCCCGACGGTCAGCTGTTCGTCGATCTGCGCGGCTTCGGCCCGGACGACCTCCCGATGGCGCCGGCCGCGGCGCTTCGCGGGTTCCTCACCGCTCTGGGCATCGATGAGGGTTCGATCCCGCCCGACGCGCACACCCGCTCCGCGCTGTTCCGCAGCTTGACCGCGAAGAAGCGGATGTTGGTGGTGCTGGACAACGCCGCCGGCACCGACCAGATCGTCCCGCTGCTGCCCGGCGGCGAATCGTGCGCTGTCGTCGTGACCAGCCGCAACCGGCTCGCGGGCCTGATCACCACGCACGACGCGGGCCGGGTACCGCTGGACGTGCTCTCGGCCGGCGAAGCCCGTGACCTGCTGACCGCCCGGCTCGGCACCACGCGAGTCGACGCCGCGCGCACGGCGGTCGACGAGCTGGTCGACCTGTGCGGCGGCCTGCCGCTGGCCTTGAGCGTCATCGCCGGCCGCGCCGGGGCGCCGCTGTCCACCACGGTCTCCGAGCTGCGGCAGTCGGGGCTGGACGGCCTGGCCGACGACGATCCGTCCGCAAGCCTGCCCACCGTGCTGTCCTGGTCGTACCGAGCACTGACCGAGGAGCAGGCCGTGACGTTCGGGCTGCTGGCCGGCGTGCCCGGCCCGGACGCCGGCCTGTTCACGGCGGCGAACCTGACCGGACTGCCACCGGCCCGCACCCAGGCCGTCCTGCGGGGCCTGGAACAGGCTTCACTGCTCGAGCGCGACTCGCGTGGCCGGTACCGGATGCACGACCTGATCCGCGCCTACGCCACCGGCACCGCCCGGCACCTGCCCGACGCGGTGCGAGACGCGGCCCTGCGGCGAGTGCTCGACTACTGCGCCCACACCGCCTTCCACGCCGGCCTGCTGCTGGACGCCCACCGCGGACCTGTCGAAATCGCCCCGCCCGCACCCAGCACGCACGTCCCGTCGCTGCCCGATACCCGGGCGGCGATGGCCTGGTTCATCTCCGAGCGCGCCACCCTGCTCGCCGCCCAGCAGGCCGCGGCCCTTCAGCACAGGCACGACACCGTGTGGTGGCTGGCCTTGTCCTCGGACACGTTCCACCACCGACGAGGTCACCGCCACGACCGCCTCGCCGTGTGGCGGGCCGCCGCGCACGCCGCCACGCACCTGGCGCACCCCGCACCTCGTGTCATCGCCTCCCGGCATCTCGGCCGCGCGTGCGCTGCCCTGGGACTGCGCGAGGAGGCGGTCGAGCACTTGCACCACGCCATCGGCCTCGCCGAAGACCACGACAAAATCTACGAACTCGCCCACGCCCACCAGACGCTCGGACGGGTGTTGGGACAGCACGACGACCACCAGGCACTGCATCACGCCACCCGGGCACTGCACCTCTTCTTCGACCTCGACGCGCCGTTGTGCATAGCCCACGGGCACAACGCGGTGGGCTGGCACACCGCCCGCCTCGGCGACCACGACTCCGCCCACGGCCACTTCCGGGCCGCCCTCACCCTGCACCGAGAGCAGCACAACCCCGCGGGCGAGGCGAACAGCCTCGACAGCCTCGGCTACATCGAGCACGCCAGGGGCAACCATCACCGGGCCATCGACCACTACACGCAAGCCCTCACCTTGCGTCGCAGCCTGGGCAACGCCTACGACTCCGCCAGCACCCTCGAGCACCTCGGCCCTCCGCACGTCGCACTCGGCCGGCCGGACCAAGCCCGCACGGTGTGGCAGGAGGCCCAGCAACTGTTCCGGCGACAAGGACGCGACAGGGACGCCGAACACGTGCAGCGGCAACTCGACACGCTCGTCGGTACCGACGGCTACCACTCCGCCGAAGCCGCCAGGTGA
- a CDS encoding HPF/RaiA family ribosome-associated protein, whose translation MLVQIQVNTDHNVHGGERLATYVTTDLENSLSRFGGWLTRVEVHLSEDGGGKPEDKKCVIEARPGGKQPVAVTHHATTVDDAYAGAAHKLGRVLDSRYTRAHDHKGSESIRHMPGPEDPEQVGALEDEPPA comes from the coding sequence GTGCTCGTGCAGATCCAGGTCAACACCGACCACAACGTCCACGGTGGCGAGCGCTTGGCCACCTACGTGACCACCGACCTGGAGAACAGCCTGTCCAGGTTCGGTGGCTGGTTGACCCGGGTGGAGGTGCACCTCAGCGAGGACGGCGGCGGCAAGCCCGAAGACAAGAAGTGCGTGATCGAGGCGCGACCCGGGGGCAAACAACCGGTCGCGGTCACCCACCACGCGACGACCGTGGACGACGCCTACGCCGGGGCGGCCCACAAATTGGGGCGGGTGCTGGATTCCCGGTACACCCGCGCCCACGACCACAAGGGCAGCGAAAGCATCCGCCACATGCCCGGTCCGGAGGACCCGGAGCAGGTCGGCGCGCTCGAGGACGAGCCGCCGGCCTGA
- a CDS encoding XRE family transcriptional regulator → MGTSGSKPGSKPERERLRHQLLAGGCSPARIAAEMAGRWQFNPRQAWRYTHGLSQTAVAARCNDLLGDGRAPMTGKRISEYEAWPQRGIRPTVHVLALLARVYGTVPRALLGEAELPLLPEPERLVLDQLPPAEAAAAPPAPESGQLSAAAVRAAAHASGAHAERAEVTEVGAITLEQLDHDVVQLARTAIRTQPAEIFTELVRVRDRVFDLLRRRTHPAQQSHLYLLAGQTCGLLANASMELGCYGAAAEQSRAAWVYADIIGHNGLKAWLRGTQALIAFWSGNPREAAHLAKAGREHLRHGTGFVRLCNIESRAWAHLGDVRETQKVIGMGHHARDHVTEPDELHDLVGGEFGFDEARQSFCNAGAWVQVGKPVLAIEAAERALHLYPTEAERSRRYGGEASTRLEMTDGYLATRQLDAADVALDPVISTSATAGVAHLATRLSDICATLDTPPYRNSREARELAERIRAHPALTTG, encoded by the coding sequence ATGGGAACCAGCGGGTCGAAGCCCGGGAGCAAGCCGGAGCGCGAACGGCTCCGGCACCAGCTGCTCGCCGGCGGCTGCAGCCCGGCGCGGATCGCGGCCGAGATGGCCGGCCGCTGGCAGTTCAACCCGCGCCAGGCCTGGCGCTACACCCACGGCCTGTCCCAGACGGCCGTCGCCGCCCGGTGCAACGACCTGCTCGGCGACGGCCGGGCACCGATGACCGGCAAACGGATCAGCGAATACGAGGCATGGCCACAGCGGGGCATCCGCCCGACGGTCCACGTCCTCGCCCTGCTCGCCCGGGTCTACGGCACCGTGCCCCGCGCCCTGCTCGGCGAGGCCGAACTGCCCTTGCTGCCCGAGCCGGAGCGGCTCGTGCTCGACCAGCTCCCGCCGGCCGAAGCGGCCGCCGCTCCCCCGGCACCCGAATCCGGACAGCTCAGCGCCGCCGCGGTCCGCGCCGCCGCCCACGCCTCCGGCGCGCACGCCGAACGCGCCGAAGTCACCGAGGTCGGCGCGATCACGCTCGAGCAGCTGGACCACGACGTCGTCCAGCTCGCCCGCACCGCCATCCGCACCCAGCCCGCCGAGATCTTCACCGAGCTCGTCCGCGTGCGCGATCGCGTCTTCGACCTGCTGCGGCGGCGCACCCACCCGGCCCAGCAATCGCACCTCTACCTGCTCGCCGGCCAGACGTGCGGGCTGCTGGCGAACGCCAGCATGGAGCTGGGCTGCTACGGCGCCGCCGCCGAACAATCACGCGCCGCCTGGGTCTACGCCGACATCATCGGCCACAACGGGCTCAAAGCGTGGCTGCGCGGCACCCAGGCGCTCATCGCGTTCTGGTCGGGAAACCCGCGGGAGGCGGCACACCTGGCCAAGGCCGGCCGCGAACACCTGCGGCACGGCACCGGCTTCGTGCGGCTGTGCAACATCGAAAGCCGCGCCTGGGCCCACCTCGGTGACGTCCGCGAGACCCAGAAGGTCATCGGCATGGGACACCACGCGCGCGACCACGTCACCGAGCCCGACGAGCTGCACGACCTCGTCGGCGGCGAATTCGGGTTCGACGAGGCCCGGCAGTCGTTCTGCAACGCCGGCGCCTGGGTGCAGGTGGGCAAGCCGGTGCTGGCGATCGAAGCCGCCGAACGCGCGCTGCACCTGTACCCGACGGAGGCCGAACGCAGCCGCCGCTACGGCGGCGAGGCCTCCACGCGGCTGGAGATGACCGACGGATACCTGGCCACGCGGCAACTGGACGCCGCCGACGTCGCGCTCGACCCGGTGATCAGCACGTCCGCCACCGCGGGTGTCGCCCACCTGGCCACCCGCCTGTCCGACATCTGCGCGACCCTGGACACCCCGCCCTACCGGAATTCCCGCGAAGCCAGGGAACTGGCCGAGCGGATCCGCGCCCATCCGGCCCTGACCACCGGGTGA
- a CDS encoding EthD family reductase, whose amino-acid sequence MIVTERNPMHRLTVLYPPPADEAHFRDYYVSTHLPLAAKLPGLLRSQYSFDVASLGGQPRYFAVFHADFESAEAMVAALGSEAGKAVAADVPNYATGGVEMIHYPLS is encoded by the coding sequence GTGATCGTCACCGAAAGGAACCCGATGCACCGGCTCACCGTGCTGTACCCGCCGCCCGCCGACGAAGCCCATTTCCGGGACTACTACGTCAGCACCCACTTGCCGCTGGCGGCGAAGCTGCCCGGCCTCCTGCGGTCGCAGTACTCCTTCGACGTGGCCTCGCTCGGCGGGCAACCCCGGTACTTCGCCGTGTTCCACGCCGACTTCGAGTCGGCCGAGGCGATGGTCGCCGCGCTGGGGTCCGAAGCGGGCAAGGCGGTGGCCGCGGACGTGCCGAACTACGCCACCGGCGGCGTGGAGATGATCCACTACCCGCTCAGCTGA
- a CDS encoding MarR family transcriptional regulator: protein MAEFDDPTTAAVVRQGVLRLARRLRGARSEHALSPAKVGVLGYLARHGTSTPGEIAAADGQRPQALTKVFAELEADRLITRARNEHDGRGAVLTITAQGTSALEADMRERDRWLAAALGDLSETEIGLLRLTGPLLDRLADRTDVAQRPRKDVLQGFAEEA from the coding sequence ATGGCAGAGTTCGACGATCCGACGACCGCCGCCGTGGTGCGCCAGGGCGTGCTGCGGCTGGCACGCCGGCTGCGTGGCGCCCGCTCCGAGCACGCCCTGAGCCCCGCCAAGGTCGGTGTGCTGGGGTACCTGGCCCGGCACGGGACCAGCACCCCCGGCGAGATCGCCGCCGCGGACGGGCAGCGGCCGCAGGCGCTGACCAAGGTTTTCGCCGAATTGGAAGCGGACCGGCTGATCACCCGCGCCCGCAACGAACACGACGGGCGCGGGGCCGTGCTCACCATCACCGCCCAAGGCACCTCGGCGCTTGAAGCCGACATGCGCGAGCGCGACCGGTGGCTGGCCGCGGCGCTCGGCGACCTGAGCGAAACGGAAATCGGTTTGCTGCGGCTCACGGGTCCCCTGCTCGACCGGCTCGCCGACCGGACCGACGTCGCGCAGCGGCCCCGGAAGGACGTCCTCCAGGGTTTCGCGGAGGAGGCATGA
- a CDS encoding cytochrome P450, protein MTDSAFPPPRTCPYTPPPRLGELQRDAPVTRVRIWDGSTPWLLTRYDDVRAVLADRRFSVDPTRPGYPARGPAGRARRRGAGSFISMDAPEHTRLRRMLIREFTPRRIEALRPALERTAAELLDELAGRPQPADLVAGFALPLPSIAIAELLGVSYDDHEFFEDRARVMTDDSAGGAANRAATADLARHLGTLLQRRREHPADDLLGRLSAGQVEPGNLSRAEAVSMAVLLLVAGHETTANQIALSVAFLLDNPELAEFFRRPEGPPAGAVDELLRLLTITHTGRRRVATADVPIAGGITIRAGDGVIAAADIANRDPARFPDPDRADFGRSPNHHLAFGHGEHLCLGHHLARLELRVALTTLFRRLPGLRLAAPAADLPFRHTHPIYGVDRLPVAWD, encoded by the coding sequence ATGACGGACTCGGCGTTCCCGCCCCCGCGGACCTGTCCCTACACCCCGCCGCCGCGGCTCGGCGAGCTGCAGCGCGATGCTCCCGTCACCCGCGTCCGGATCTGGGACGGCAGCACGCCGTGGCTGCTGACGCGCTACGACGACGTCCGTGCGGTGCTCGCCGACCGCCGCTTCAGCGTCGACCCCACCCGGCCCGGCTACCCCGCCCGCGGGCCGGCGGGCCGGGCGCGGCGGCGCGGGGCCGGCTCGTTCATCTCGATGGACGCTCCGGAGCACACCCGCCTGCGCCGCATGCTCATCCGGGAGTTCACCCCGCGGCGCATCGAGGCGCTCCGGCCCGCCCTCGAACGCACCGCCGCCGAACTGCTCGACGAACTGGCCGGGCGGCCCCAGCCCGCCGACCTGGTCGCCGGCTTCGCCCTTCCGCTCCCGTCGATCGCCATCGCCGAGCTGCTCGGCGTGTCCTACGACGACCACGAGTTCTTCGAAGACCGCGCCCGCGTCATGACGGACGACTCCGCGGGCGGCGCCGCCAACCGAGCCGCCACCGCCGACCTCGCCCGCCACCTCGGCACCCTGCTGCAACGGCGACGCGAGCACCCCGCCGACGACCTGCTCGGCCGGCTGAGCGCCGGCCAGGTCGAACCCGGGAACCTTTCCCGGGCCGAAGCGGTGTCCATGGCCGTCCTGCTGCTCGTCGCCGGGCACGAGACCACCGCGAACCAGATCGCCCTGTCCGTCGCCTTCCTGCTCGACAACCCGGAGCTCGCCGAGTTCTTCCGGCGGCCGGAGGGCCCGCCCGCCGGCGCGGTCGACGAACTGCTGCGGCTGCTGACCATCACCCACACCGGACGGCGCCGCGTCGCCACCGCCGACGTGCCGATCGCCGGCGGGATCACCATCCGGGCCGGCGACGGTGTCATCGCCGCCGCGGACATCGCCAACCGCGACCCCGCGCGGTTCCCCGACCCCGACCGCGCCGACTTCGGCCGCTCGCCCAACCACCACCTCGCCTTCGGGCACGGCGAACACCTCTGCCTCGGCCACCACCTGGCCCGGCTCGAACTCCGAGTCGCCCTCACGACGTTGTTCCGCCGCCTGCCCGGGCTCAGGCTCGCGGCGCCGGCCGCGGACCTCCCGTTCCGCCACACCCACCCGATCTACGGCGTCGACCGGCTGCCCGTCGCCTGGGACTGA
- a CDS encoding G1 family glutamic endopeptidase yields the protein MKLRRLLPLTAFAAAVVFSAAAAAPASAAARPLAGYAGSPFAGTAQHTDVAGGHTPSVAGPLVNATSRNWAGYAITSLSTPAAIFTHVHASWTQRPITCPASDAWAVFWVGFDGWTNGTVEQGGSSARCVNGTPLYQLWWEMFPTNAIQPALTINAGDSVAADVAYDPATGKFTIKLDDATQHTSFSTTQTCAANLVCSRTSAEWIIEAPGRFGTGDFFPLANYGRALMGNTVGTDDAGHGGSMTASSTWQRTMIQEQDATTTYATTEHASRNGQNFAVTWAHQ from the coding sequence ATGAAGCTTCGACGGCTCCTGCCGCTCACCGCCTTCGCGGCGGCGGTCGTGTTCAGCGCCGCGGCCGCGGCGCCCGCGAGCGCCGCCGCGAGACCACTCGCCGGGTACGCCGGCAGTCCGTTCGCCGGCACGGCCCAGCACACCGACGTGGCCGGCGGGCACACGCCCTCGGTAGCCGGTCCGCTGGTCAACGCGACCTCGCGGAACTGGGCGGGCTACGCCATCACCTCGTTGTCCACGCCCGCCGCCATCTTCACCCACGTGCACGCGTCATGGACCCAGCGGCCGATCACCTGCCCCGCGTCGGACGCCTGGGCGGTGTTCTGGGTCGGCTTCGACGGATGGACCAACGGCACGGTCGAGCAGGGCGGCAGCTCTGCCAGGTGCGTCAACGGCACGCCGCTGTACCAGCTCTGGTGGGAAATGTTCCCGACCAACGCGATCCAGCCGGCCTTGACCATCAACGCCGGCGACTCCGTCGCCGCGGACGTCGCCTACGACCCGGCCACCGGGAAGTTCACGATCAAGCTCGACGACGCCACCCAGCACACCAGCTTCTCCACCACCCAGACGTGCGCGGCCAACCTCGTCTGCTCCCGCACCAGCGCCGAATGGATCATCGAGGCACCGGGCCGGTTCGGGACCGGCGACTTCTTCCCCCTGGCGAACTACGGCCGGGCACTGATGGGCAACACGGTCGGCACCGACGACGCCGGCCACGGCGGGTCGATGACCGCGAGCTCGACCTGGCAGCGGACCATGATCCAGGAGCAGGACGCGACCACCACGTACGCCACCACCGAACACGCCAGCAGGAACGGTCAGAACTTCGCGGTCACCTGGGCGCACCAATGA
- a CDS encoding AfsR/SARP family transcriptional regulator, which produces MRVRLLGPVEAVVGGVPVSISGLRRRAVLAVLALHGEGIAGTSWLIEAVWGERAGGVSSNTLQSHVSSLRRVLGDRNAIVARSPGYLLDLGPGATDVTEARQLVERGERCADPAESAATLRAALALWRDRALIDVGGVTWLDEQAAGLERLRTRAQLGLIRARLALGEHAELEPDLERLALARPFDEQVHAQLMFALYRTGRQADALGVYRRLRTALVDNLGIDPNQRLRDLEIAILRQDPVLDQSALAVRLLAGCSP; this is translated from the coding sequence GTGCGTGTCAGACTGCTCGGTCCTGTCGAAGCCGTCGTCGGTGGTGTGCCGGTGTCGATATCGGGGCTGCGGCGAAGAGCGGTACTCGCGGTGCTCGCGCTGCACGGCGAAGGGATAGCCGGCACGAGCTGGCTCATCGAAGCCGTGTGGGGTGAGCGGGCGGGCGGGGTGTCGTCGAACACCCTGCAAAGTCACGTGTCGTCGCTCCGGCGCGTGCTCGGCGACCGGAACGCGATCGTCGCCCGGTCTCCGGGCTACCTGCTCGATCTCGGTCCCGGCGCGACGGATGTGACGGAGGCGCGGCAGCTGGTCGAACGGGGCGAGCGCTGTGCCGACCCGGCCGAGAGTGCCGCGACGCTGCGCGCCGCGCTGGCTCTGTGGCGGGACCGCGCGCTGATCGACGTCGGCGGCGTGACGTGGCTGGACGAGCAGGCCGCCGGGCTGGAGCGGTTGCGCACGCGGGCCCAGCTGGGGCTGATCCGGGCCAGGCTGGCGCTCGGTGAGCACGCCGAGCTCGAACCGGACCTGGAGCGGCTCGCCCTCGCGCGCCCGTTCGACGAGCAGGTGCACGCGCAGCTGATGTTCGCGCTGTACCGCACCGGCAGGCAGGCCGACGCGCTAGGCGTGTACCGCAGGCTGCGCACGGCTTTGGTCGACAACCTGGGCATCGACCCGAACCAGCGGCTGCGTGACCTGGAGATCGCGATCCTGCGGCAGGACCCGGTTCTCGATCAGTCCGCGCTCGCGGTCCGGCTGCTGGCCGGCTGTTCGCCGTGA
- a CDS encoding MerR family transcriptional regulator, with translation MLIGEVARRCGVSTRMLRHYESLGLVRPTGRTVGGYREYSAADIRRIFHVEGLRSLGMSLRQIGRALEDPAFTPSALVGDLVRRTEDRLHRERELLERLRAIDASAPSGWQDVLRVVELLRGLGSPSAARRQQAVLARSEDLPVPVDPLAKAILAESDPNVAGALRWALARADGDRVGSVAAGLRSDNAEVRRRALRAIAELPGTEADTVLTEALGDPDPTVRRLAALAAGRRGALAAVPVLAAMVVEGTNDVEAAEVLGTLSLDDGHADRITSVLAAELAAHPGDSAVRIRLAQALTELPGSAARDVLRQLGRDEDQAVALVASALVEALEAPGG, from the coding sequence GTGCTGATCGGCGAGGTGGCCCGCCGCTGCGGGGTGAGCACCCGGATGCTCCGGCACTACGAGTCCCTCGGGCTGGTCCGGCCGACCGGCCGCACCGTGGGTGGCTACCGCGAGTACTCCGCGGCGGACATCCGCCGGATCTTCCACGTGGAAGGCCTGCGGTCGCTCGGCATGTCGCTGCGGCAGATCGGACGCGCACTGGAGGATCCCGCGTTCACCCCGTCCGCCCTGGTCGGCGACCTCGTCCGGCGGACCGAAGACCGGCTGCACCGGGAGCGGGAACTCCTCGAGCGCCTCCGGGCGATCGACGCGTCGGCGCCGTCGGGCTGGCAGGACGTCCTGCGCGTCGTCGAGCTGCTGCGCGGCCTCGGCTCGCCCAGCGCCGCCCGCCGGCAGCAGGCCGTCCTGGCGCGGTCCGAGGACCTGCCCGTTCCCGTCGACCCGCTGGCCAAGGCGATCCTCGCCGAATCCGACCCGAACGTCGCCGGCGCCCTGCGGTGGGCCCTCGCGCGGGCGGACGGCGACCGGGTCGGCAGCGTGGCGGCCGGCCTGCGTTCGGACAACGCCGAGGTCCGGCGGCGCGCGCTGCGGGCGATCGCCGAACTGCCCGGCACCGAGGCGGACACGGTGCTCACCGAGGCGCTCGGCGACCCGGACCCCACCGTGCGCCGGCTCGCCGCACTGGCCGCGGGCCGCCGCGGCGCGCTCGCCGCCGTGCCGGTCCTGGCCGCCATGGTGGTCGAAGGCACGAACGACGTCGAGGCGGCCGAGGTGCTGGGAACGCTGTCCCTCGACGACGGGCACGCGGACCGGATCACCAGCGTGCTGGCCGCCGAGCTCGCCGCGCACCCCGGGGATTCAGCGGTGCGGATCCGCCTGGCCCAGGCACTGACCGAACTGCCGGGAAGCGCGGCCCGCGATGTCCTGCGGCAGCTGGGACGCGACGAGGACCAAGCCGTCGCCCTCGTCGCGTCGGCCCTCGTGGAAGCACTCGAAGCGCCCGGCGGCTGA
- a CDS encoding HEAT repeat domain-containing protein, with product MNPAHPDARNHDRLLAALGAANSSTRLQAALAAGTRADPAFVDELVARCAIEPDFFVRDMLTWALTRLPAETTVPVLLAQLRSGRPQARSQALHTLSKIGDRTTWPAITRSLLHDADDEVARSAWRAAVVLVPAGERTALAAELAGQLGRGDRTVQLSLSRALVALGEVTEPALRAGLASADPAVRAHARATERLLHDPDAGFDLAVGEADRIVALGPERAGC from the coding sequence ATGAACCCGGCCCACCCGGACGCCCGGAACCACGACCGCCTGCTCGCCGCGCTGGGCGCCGCGAATTCGTCCACGCGCCTGCAGGCCGCGCTGGCGGCGGGCACGCGCGCCGACCCGGCGTTCGTCGACGAGCTCGTCGCCCGGTGCGCGATCGAGCCGGACTTCTTCGTGCGCGACATGCTCACCTGGGCGTTGACCCGCCTCCCGGCGGAGACCACGGTGCCCGTGCTGCTCGCCCAGCTCCGGTCCGGGCGGCCCCAGGCCCGGAGCCAGGCGCTGCACACGCTGTCCAAGATCGGGGACCGGACGACGTGGCCCGCGATCACCAGGTCGTTGCTGCACGACGCCGACGACGAGGTCGCGCGAAGCGCGTGGCGTGCTGCCGTCGTGCTGGTGCCCGCCGGAGAGCGGACGGCGCTGGCCGCCGAACTGGCCGGGCAGCTCGGCCGCGGCGACCGGACCGTGCAGCTGAGCCTCAGCCGGGCGCTCGTCGCGCTCGGCGAGGTGACCGAACCGGCCCTGCGCGCGGGACTGGCGAGCGCCGACCCGGCGGTGCGGGCGCACGCTCGCGCCACGGAGCGGCTGCTGCACGACCCCGACGCCGGGTTCGACCTGGCCGTCGGCGAGGCGGACCGGATCGTCGCCCTCGGCCCGGAGCGGGCCGGGTGCTGA